The following are encoded in a window of Sulfurimonas sp. C5 genomic DNA:
- the serA gene encoding phosphoglycerate dehydrogenase, protein MQKHTIVVCDHIHTAGLEMLQNDENVNFIMAADEPKDKLVTEIIPQADVAITRSSTDVDAFFLEHAKKLKALVRAGVGVDNVDIPGCSKQGIIVMNVPTANTIAAVELTMAHMLSCMRMFPYSHDHLKNQRIWKREKWYGYELKGKKLGVIGFGNIGSRVAKRAKAFEMDIVAYDPYIHPSKVTDLDMTYTKNFDDILACDVITIHTPKNKETIGIIDEEEIAKMKDGVVLVNCARGDLYNEDALYNGLKSGKIRFAGIDVFGKEPATDNKLLDLDNIVVSPHLGANTYESQYNIGTQAAENAIAAAKGMAYPHALNLPIDESKIPSFVKPFLEMGQKIGFLASQISKAQIISIKVTGQGEIGNYVDSLSTFVTVGAMSQSSDKINYVNADFIAKEKGIKIESDNLGDSSVYKNLITAKLTTSEGTTTISATIFDDGVQRMVALDGFEIEVPLKGNMIMFKNSDVPGVIGSVGTTLANNNVNIADFSLARNANKEALAVILVDEAVSDKTLKELSALDACLNVSHASI, encoded by the coding sequence AAGCTGATGTTGCTATTACTAGAAGTTCAACAGATGTTGACGCTTTCTTCTTGGAACATGCAAAAAAACTTAAAGCACTTGTACGTGCAGGTGTTGGTGTAGATAATGTTGATATTCCTGGTTGTTCTAAACAAGGTATTATTGTAATGAACGTACCTACTGCTAATACAATTGCTGCAGTTGAACTTACAATGGCTCATATGCTTTCTTGTATGAGAATGTTCCCATACTCTCATGACCACCTTAAAAACCAACGTATCTGGAAGCGTGAAAAATGGTACGGATATGAATTAAAAGGGAAAAAACTTGGTGTAATCGGTTTTGGTAACATCGGTAGTCGTGTTGCTAAACGTGCAAAAGCATTCGAGATGGATATTGTGGCATATGATCCGTACATCCATCCGTCAAAAGTTACAGATCTTGATATGACATATACAAAGAACTTTGATGATATCTTAGCATGTGATGTAATTACAATTCACACACCGAAAAATAAAGAAACTATCGGTATTATCGATGAAGAAGAGATCGCAAAAATGAAAGACGGCGTAGTTTTAGTAAACTGTGCACGTGGTGATCTTTATAACGAAGATGCTTTATATAATGGTCTAAAATCTGGAAAAATCCGTTTTGCAGGTATTGATGTATTTGGTAAAGAACCGGCAACAGATAATAAACTACTTGATTTAGATAACATTGTAGTTTCACCTCACCTTGGTGCAAATACATATGAATCTCAATACAACATCGGTACTCAAGCTGCTGAAAACGCAATTGCAGCTGCTAAAGGTATGGCTTATCCACATGCACTGAACTTACCTATTGACGAGTCAAAAATTCCATCGTTTGTAAAACCTTTCTTAGAAATGGGGCAAAAAATCGGTTTCTTGGCATCTCAAATCAGCAAGGCGCAAATTATTTCTATCAAAGTGACAGGACAGGGTGAAATTGGAAACTATGTAGATTCTCTTTCAACTTTCGTAACTGTTGGTGCTATGAGCCAAAGCTCTGACAAAATCAATTATGTAAATGCTGACTTTATTGCAAAAGAAAAAGGTATTAAAATAGAATCTGACAACTTAGGTGATTCTAGCGTATATAAAAACCTTATCACTGCAAAACTTACAACTTCTGAAGGTACTACGACTATTAGTGCTACTATCTTTGACGACGGTGTTCAAAGAATGGTTGCTTTAGACGGTTTTGAGATTGAAGTACCTTTAAAAGGGAATATGATCATGTTTAAAAACTCTGATGTTCCTGGTGTAATTGGAAGTGTTGGTACTACTTTAGCAAACAACAATGTAAACATTGCTGACTTTTCTTTAGCGCGTAATGCCAATAAAGAAGCTTTAGCTGTTATATTAGTTGATGAAGCAGTAAGTGACAAAACATTAAAAGAGTTATCTGCACTAGATGCTTGTTTAAATGTAAGCCACGCTAGTATATAA